One window from the genome of Salvelinus sp. IW2-2015 unplaced genomic scaffold, ASM291031v2 Un_scaffold16393, whole genome shotgun sequence encodes:
- the pkn3 gene encoding LOW QUALITY PROTEIN: serine/threonine-protein kinase N2 (The sequence of the model RefSeq protein was modified relative to this genomic sequence to represent the inferred CDS: deleted 1 base in 1 codon), whose product MAGLTLQHLPAGRLEGDILDPEFQQRLEDARTLLRQEIQRELRIKEAAERLRRAVTNRKSAAEVEGQLRASSRKLEQLHWELQELNTRAITPKPQKDSPTDDSTSPDPCRWEEVTSPLAGRICALKKQLTMETKVKQGAENIIQTYVSSSVKDRKMLSMAQQMLQDSRTKIELLRMQIVKVTQAREGEREATETDGRPTETISPLELRVAELRHHLKIEAAVAEGAKNVVKHLGGRKVQDRRALAEAQTRLQESCQKLDLLRLSLERRLAELPGDHPKLSIIKEELALGASSPSLGLQLERLNSTSSCSSSSFFKPATLTGRLEVRLMGCQDLQESVPGRCRMACITSTPGSPSEAKSLKMRAGLSGRSTNGKITKTDELSTEIIAVLKVDNRMVGRTHWRALSKDAWDQSFSIELERSRELEIGVYWRDWRALCGVKFLRLEDFLDNQRHGMCLYLEPQGMLFAEVTFINPVIEWHPKLQRQKRIFPKEKGKNFLRAAQMNMNFATWGRLMMSVLPPCNGSLQAMSPPLVGSDTAITSPPSMEKMAKSTPPLRDSAVVKLDFSEERPTKSLQNNVGKTLASESMWQTTLSQSSKGHSTEDNRPMPKTVSEPTPKRKVNGGMQMEDFNCISVLGRGHFGKVLLAEFKRSGKLYAIKALKKGDVVTRDEVDSLMCEKRIFETINSSHHPFLVNLHGCFQTVDHVCFVMEYSPGGDLMTHIHTSIFTERQAQFYASCVLLGLEFLHQNKIVYRDLKLDNLLMDADGYVRIADFGLCKEGMGHGDRTSTFCGTPEFLAPEVLTDNNYTRCVDWWGLGVLIYEMLVGESPFPGDDEEEVFDSIVNDEVRYPRFLSPESVSITQKLLQKNPERRLGSGEPDANEVKKHRFFQGVDWAALLHKKVVPPFFPRIKTPGDVSNFDEEFTKLKPVLTPPQTPYFLTADQQEIFADFDFSYLH is encoded by the exons ATGGCAGGTTTAACACTACAG CACCTGCCTGCGGGCCGGTTGGAGggggacatcctggacccggaGTTCCAGCAGCGGCTGGAGGACGCACGCACCCTGCTGAGGCAGGAGATCCAGCGGGAGCTGAGGATCAAGGAGGCGGCCGAGCGGCTGCGGCGGGCCGTTACTAACCGTAAGAGCGCTGCCGAAGTGGAGGGCCAGCTGAGGGCGTCGAGCCGCAAGCTGGAGCAACTGCACTGGGAGCTGCAGGAGCTCAACACCCGTGCCATCACCCCCAAGCCCCAGAAGGACAGCCCCACAG ATGACAGCACATCGCCTGACCCATGTCGCTGGGAGGAGGTGACATCTCCGCTTGCCGGGCGCATCTGTGCCCTGAAGAAACAGCTCACCATGGAGACCAAGGTGAAGCAGGGGGCCGAGAACATCATCCAGACTTACGTCAGCAGCTCCGTCAAG GACCGTAAGATGCTGTCCATGGCCCAGCAGATGCTTCAGGACAGCCGCACCAAGATTGAGCTGCTCCGCATGCAGATTGTCAAAGTCACCCAAgctagagagggggagcgggaagCCACAGAGACAGACg gCCGTCCCACTGAGACTATCAGTCCTCTAGAGCTGCGGGTGGCTGAGCTACGGCACCACCTGAAGATCGAGGCTGCCGTGGCAGAGGGGGCCAAGAATGTGGTCAAGCACCTGGGCGGGCGCAAGGTGCAGGACCGCCGCGCACTGGCAGAG GCCCAGACAAGGTTGCAGGAGTCGTGCCAGAAGCTGGACCTGCTGCGTCTGTCTCTGGAGCGCCGTCTAGCCGAGCTCCCCGGGGACCACCCCAAATTGTCCATTATCAAGGAGGAGCTCGCACTGGGTGCCTCCTCGCCCTCCCTGGGTCTGCAGCTGGAGCGCCTCAACTCCACCTCTTCCTGTTCGTCGTCCTCCTTTTTCAAACCTGCCACTCTCACAG gtcgGTTGGAGGTGCGTCTGATGGGCTGCCAGGACCTGCAGGAGTCAGTGCCGGGTCGGTGCCGCATGGCCTGCATCACCTCCACCCCCGGCAGCCCCTCCGAGGCCAAGTCCCTGAAGATGAGGGCCGGTCTCTCCGGACGCAGCACCAACGGCAAAATCACCAAGACCGATGAGCTCTCCA CGGAGATCATTGCGGTGCTGAAGGTGGACAACAGAATGGTGGGCCGGACACACTGGAGAGCCCTGAGCAAGGACGCCTGGGACCAGAGCTTCAGCATCGAGCTGGAGCGG TCCAGGGAGCTGGAGATTGGGGTGTACTGGCGGGACTGGAGGGCTCTGTGTGGGGTCAAGTTCCTACGTCTAGAGGACTTCCTGGACAACCAGCGCCACGGCATGTGTCTTTACCTGGAGCCCCAGGGCATGCTATTCGCTGAG GTGACGTTCATCAACCCTGTCATTGAGTGGCATCCTAAACTTCAGAGACAGAAGCGCATATTCCCTAAAGAAAAAG GGAAGAATTTCCTGCGGGCGGCCCAGATGAACATGAACTTTGCCACGTGGGGGCGTCTGATGATGAGCGTTCTGCCTCCCTGCAATGGTTCCTTGCAGGCCATGAGCCCCCCACTGGTGGGCTCCGACACGGCCATCACCTCGCCCCCCTCCATGGAGAAGATGGCCAAGTCTACCCCCCCTCTAAG AGATTCTGCTGTGGTGAAATTGGACTTCAGTGAGGAACGCCCCACCAAGTCCCTGCAGAACAATGTGGGGAAAACTCTCGCATCAGAATCCATGTGGCAAACCACTCTCTCTCAG TCCTCCAAAGGTCATTCAACAGAGGATAACAGGCCAATGCCAAAGACTGTATCTGAGCCCACTCCTAA GAGGAAAGTGAATGGTGGGATGCAAATGGAAGATTTCAACTGCATCTCGGTTCTGGGGCGTGGACACTTTGGAAAG GTCTTGCTGGCAGAGTTCAAGAGGTCAGGCAAACTGTATGCCATCAAAGCCTTGAAGAAAGGGGACGTCGTGACGCGTGATGaagtggacag TCTAATGTGTGAGAAGAGGATCTTCGAGACGATCAACTCCTCCCACCATCCCTTCCTGGTGAATCTGCACGGCTGTTTCCAGACGGTGGACCACGTGTGCTTTGTGATGGAGTACTCCCCCGGGGGAGACCTCATGACCCACATACACACCAGCATCTTCACTGAGAGACAGGCTCA GTTCTATGCCTCCTGCGTGCTGCTGGGACTAGAGTTTCTGCACCAGAACAAGATAGTTTACCG ggATCTGAAGCTAGACAACCTGTTGATGGACGCAGATGGCTATGTGAGGATAGCAGACTTTGGATTGTGCAAGGAAG GTATGGGTCATGGAGACCGCACCTCCACGTTCTGCGGCACGCCAGAGTTCCTAGCCCCTGAGGTGCTGACAGACAACAACTATACCCGCTGTGTGGACTGGTGGGGCCTGGGTGTCCTCATCTACGAGATGCTGGTGGGAGAG TCTCCCTTCCCTGGTGACGATGAGGAGGAGGTGTTTGACAGTATAGTGAATGATGAGGTGCGCTACCCCAGGTTCCTCTCTCCAGAGTCTGTCTCCATCACCCAGAAG CTACTACAAAAGAACCCTGAGAGAAGGCTGGGATCAGGAGAGCCGGATGCCAACGAGGTCAAGAAACACAGGTTCTTCCAG GGAGTGGACTGGGCAGCCTTGCTTCACAAAAAAGTGGTTCCTCCGTTCTTCCCGCGCATCAAGACGCCGGGGGACGTCAGTAACTTTGACGAGGAGTTCACAAAGCTCAAGCCAGTACTCACCCCCCCACAGACACCCTACTTTCTCACTGCAGACCAACAGGAGATCTTTGCCGAT TTTGACTTTTCCTATCTGCACTGA